The genomic segment CAGGAGCTGTTCGAAGCGGTGCGCGACTTCTTCGCCCCCTACGCCGAGCGGCGCAAGGAGCTTTTGGCCGACCCCGAGGGCATTCGCGCCGTTCTGGCGGGCGGCGCCGAGAAGGCGCGTTACGTTGCGAACAAGACGATGCGCAAGGTGCGCAAAAAGGCGGGACTGGCTTACTGAAGAGGCGCTGGGCTAGGGGCTGCAGGATAGAAGCTCACCTCTTGCCTCGGCCTTGCACCCTCGCCCGGCTCTGTCATACTGGGAAGGAACCCGCTCCGGTCCAAGGAGGCCTTATGGACATCAACCGCAAGTGGTTCTGCACCTGCACCGGCACGCCGGTCGAACTCAGCTTTAAGGAAACCGAAGAGGAGATCGGAGAACCGGCGTGTGATCGCTGCGGCGCCACCCCATCATCCGACCCGAAACATACCGTCATCTTCCGCGACGAGAGACAATGGGAGGTTTGACGTGTAGGGGCGGCGCATGCTCCGCCCTGGGGCGCGGCAAGCAGCGCCCCTACGAAACATCCTTCCGGGTAAACAACACAAAGGCCATGGCCGGGCGTTTGCTCGCCTCGCGCACGGCGAAGTGGATTCCATCGAACTGCCAGCCCCGGGCGGTCCACTCGTTGATAATTTCTTCCAGCGCCTCATCGGTCACCAGCGATGTTTCGACCACTTTGTAGCGAAGCAAGCTTCTCTCCTCACCCCTAACGCCTCACACCTCACGAGGTTTTCACCATGCCCATCGCCGGCAACCCGAAGAAGATGGCCCAGGACATTGCCGATGGCTATATGAGCCTGACCCCGCCGATGCTCAAGACCTACACTCCTGCCGATCTGAAAACGATCATCGTCAACCTTGGCATCGTCAACCGGGAATTGCGCCAGGAGCAGGTCCCCCAGGACGATGTCATGGCGGCGAAGGCGAAGAACATGAAGCTCTCCCGCCTCAACCAGGCTGAAATCGTCATCCGCGCCTTCTGCAAGAAAAGACGGATTCCAATCTAAGGATGAAGGCGGAAGGATGAGGGATGAAAGGTTCTCATCTCTCCAGCTTCAGCCTTCCTCCTTCATCCTTGTCCTTAGCACCCCGCACATCCCCGCCACCGGACAGGGGATGCAAATCTCCCCCTTCTTCCCCGTACACCCCTCGCTAATCCCCAAATGCGCCAAGGCGAAGTCGAAACGCACCGGGTCCGCCGGATCGAGCCGACGCAGGCTCGCCGTTACTTCCAG from the Desulfuromonadales bacterium genome contains:
- a CDS encoding DUF4177 domain-containing protein is translated as MLRYKVVETSLVTDEALEEIINEWTARGWQFDGIHFAVREASKRPAMAFVLFTRKDVS